From Aristaeella lactis, the proteins below share one genomic window:
- a CDS encoding zinc ribbon domain-containing protein — MKCPECGQWNRASMPHCIKCGAPLNIDEVSRLQWKDTLKDGGPSTAYLRADEFGQVDATPDNRDKLAGEMQDLKKRKREGAERQSRLSRQSSSRTAPEVIVTEETTSRTRKVTHDNMPLTAVRVQPTIRDESLRREESENRHRVRFMNENGVFAESRTYDPIPVGGYSQGTGSWHLAGPLGKNIAQPAEKKHIFLKILLVLAILAVIGAAGWFGYQYLSAGSEPAINHDAIISASFDEDGFPAHTILIPGEEGTTIYIKELHSSYVVTNGFATIEVVDHTWYDNLEGALDETMDVTLTPFLKTSAGRQSPLPLVTYQITIPLSPVTLEYPESLRTTVSTTMSAIRLRVRPGSRVFVNNKDESDKVNNETGEMNYNAIVQPIGDNEFIFAVRSRYCREQTLKVVLYREKQDLVLDLAPNTISTTNEDHMKVSAQTEPGAYVTISTPHTDLNTTDMDKSGNFYFYAVFDKIGYNTITINATHEGRSVTVNHEVYYLPNESIYSPKAWGLDAAGYSELLNNMPARIKNGQIYVIMGTVDHEEESKPQRVVIYTSEDGKSQPVVVEIPRAMSKHLEIGHYYRIYADVTSSYNSMPVLTARYVHDDK; from the coding sequence ATGAAATGTCCTGAATGCGGGCAGTGGAACCGCGCTTCCATGCCCCACTGTATCAAATGCGGCGCGCCGCTGAATATTGACGAAGTATCACGTCTGCAATGGAAGGACACGCTGAAGGACGGCGGTCCTTCCACGGCATATCTGCGCGCCGATGAATTCGGCCAGGTGGACGCGACCCCGGACAACCGGGACAAGCTTGCCGGTGAAATGCAGGACCTGAAGAAGCGCAAGCGTGAAGGTGCCGAGCGCCAGAGCCGCCTTTCCCGCCAGTCCTCGTCCCGTACAGCGCCGGAAGTGATCGTTACCGAGGAAACCACGTCCCGCACCCGCAAGGTGACTCATGACAATATGCCCCTGACAGCAGTCCGGGTACAGCCGACCATCCGGGATGAATCCCTTCGCCGTGAGGAATCCGAAAACAGGCACAGGGTTCGCTTCATGAATGAAAACGGCGTTTTTGCCGAAAGCAGGACCTACGATCCTATTCCTGTCGGCGGCTACTCCCAGGGCACCGGTTCCTGGCATCTTGCCGGCCCCCTGGGCAAAAATATCGCGCAGCCGGCGGAAAAGAAACATATTTTCCTCAAGATCCTGCTGGTCCTGGCCATCCTGGCTGTCATCGGTGCCGCCGGATGGTTCGGATATCAGTATCTTTCTGCCGGAAGCGAGCCCGCCATCAATCACGATGCCATCATTTCCGCCTCGTTCGATGAAGACGGTTTTCCCGCCCATACGATCCTGATCCCCGGCGAGGAAGGAACCACCATTTATATCAAGGAGCTCCACTCCAGTTATGTGGTCACAAACGGCTTCGCCACCATCGAGGTGGTGGACCATACGTGGTATGACAACCTGGAAGGTGCCCTGGATGAGACTATGGATGTCACGCTGACGCCCTTCCTGAAAACCTCCGCCGGAAGACAGTCTCCGCTCCCGCTTGTCACCTACCAGATCACCATTCCCCTCAGCCCGGTTACCCTTGAATATCCCGAATCCCTGCGTACCACGGTTTCAACAACCATGTCAGCCATTCGACTCAGGGTTCGTCCCGGTTCCAGGGTTTTCGTCAACAACAAGGACGAGAGCGATAAGGTTAACAACGAAACAGGTGAAATGAACTACAATGCGATTGTGCAACCCATCGGTGATAATGAATTCATTTTCGCCGTCCGTTCCAGGTACTGCCGTGAGCAGACACTCAAGGTTGTACTCTATCGTGAAAAACAGGATCTTGTACTGGACCTGGCGCCGAATACTATCAGTACCACAAACGAAGACCATATGAAGGTCAGTGCCCAGACCGAACCCGGTGCCTACGTCACCATCTCCACCCCCCATACGGACCTGAACACCACAGACATGGACAAATCCGGCAACTTCTACTTCTACGCCGTCTTCGATAAGATCGGTTATAACACCATCACCATCAACGCGACCCATGAGGGAAGAAGCGTTACGGTAAACCACGAAGTGTATTATCTTCCCAATGAGAGCATTTACTCACCAAAGGCCTGGGGCCTGGATGCCGCTGGTTACAGTGAACTGCTGAACAACATGCCGGCCCGGATCAAGAACGGCCAGATCTATGTCATAATGGGCACCGTTGATCACGAGGAAGAATCCAAGCCGCAGCGTGTGGTGATCTATACCAGTGAAGACGGAAAATCCCAGCCTGTGGTGGTTGAGATTCCGCGCGCTATGAGCAAGCATCTTGAAATCGGTCACTACTACCGGATCTATGCGGACGTTACTTCCTCCTACAACAGCATGCCCGTGCTGACCGCAAGATATGTCCATGATGATAAATAA
- a CDS encoding FN3 associated domain-containing protein: MLCPRCGYYAENEENVCPECGEIILTTAEVLPGGAEAIRQGKRARQAIHDAAARQNIEAKRRRRSGASHATVEMPVVKDEREESDYFPDYTVSDGSEGEEDGDGVFERRRRAVYDENEALEEQARVYTQWIEQNKGKKRKMVNWIKISILLTAAAIVLVVGGYLFLKKTDSGQRVMARIGKEATSSALWNVGEELMNAGDLDGAIESFEKAKAQDLADEEGHVDVDGLLMLGSVYEAAGRTADAAKLYEEIYTETPSRPEAYINHIRILLNSGVKGDKAKAGDLMKKAYENTGETSFDTQRRDLLPEMPELTAGSQYSEKKIEINFKKSSQEYQIYYTFDEEAKLPADGILFTEPFYIDEKDPDPTWNLRAVAVNGELVSDEISATYKIIMPSPQMPRCNLAPGTYKNRQKVKLFPGKDNENDDDIKIFYSVDGSDPSNGDNPQYTGEPVLLPSGHKVTIKAVAVNRYDKVSSVLEVSFKIDAKPYPLKAWDITETINDLELNKTTLQAFQAAYGEGKDADIKQGINGFKTELRKIEYPWGYVVMTLDRRNWVLVELRFHDGSTFKAPRGTGIGDPMDFVIGKFRDMGQVATAKGNRGLYCLDNGSDGKYLKKANAIRYRIRKDGTWYQLEYHLDSSGTVEEIVYRYIPE; this comes from the coding sequence ATGCTGTGTCCGAGATGCGGATATTACGCGGAAAACGAGGAAAACGTCTGTCCGGAATGCGGAGAGATTATTTTGACGACCGCGGAAGTTCTTCCGGGAGGGGCTGAAGCGATCCGGCAGGGGAAGCGGGCCAGGCAGGCCATCCATGACGCGGCCGCCAGGCAGAACATAGAAGCCAAAAGGCGCCGCCGCAGCGGGGCAAGCCACGCGACAGTGGAAATGCCGGTTGTGAAGGATGAGCGGGAAGAATCTGACTATTTCCCTGATTACACTGTGTCGGACGGCTCTGAGGGAGAAGAAGACGGAGACGGTGTCTTTGAACGCCGGCGCCGCGCGGTATATGACGAAAACGAAGCCCTGGAGGAACAGGCCAGGGTTTATACCCAGTGGATTGAACAGAACAAAGGGAAAAAGCGGAAAATGGTGAACTGGATCAAGATCTCCATTCTCCTGACCGCGGCAGCTATTGTTCTCGTTGTCGGCGGATACCTTTTCCTGAAAAAAACAGATTCCGGACAGCGGGTGATGGCGCGTATCGGTAAGGAAGCGACTTCTTCCGCTTTATGGAATGTCGGCGAAGAACTGATGAATGCCGGCGACCTGGACGGAGCCATTGAAAGCTTTGAAAAGGCCAAGGCACAGGATCTGGCAGATGAGGAAGGCCATGTGGACGTGGACGGCCTCCTGATGCTCGGAAGCGTTTATGAAGCTGCCGGCAGAACGGCAGACGCGGCGAAGCTTTATGAAGAGATTTATACAGAAACACCCTCCCGTCCGGAAGCGTATATTAACCATATCCGGATCCTGCTGAACAGCGGTGTCAAAGGAGACAAGGCAAAAGCCGGCGACCTGATGAAAAAGGCCTATGAGAATACCGGTGAGACCAGTTTCGATACCCAGCGGCGGGACCTGCTGCCGGAAATGCCCGAGCTGACCGCAGGCTCTCAGTATTCGGAAAAGAAGATCGAGATCAACTTTAAAAAATCCTCGCAGGAATACCAGATCTACTACACATTTGACGAAGAAGCCAAGCTGCCTGCTGACGGTATTCTCTTTACAGAACCCTTCTATATCGATGAGAAGGATCCTGACCCGACATGGAACCTGAGGGCGGTAGCGGTGAACGGTGAACTGGTTTCGGATGAAATATCGGCCACCTACAAGATCATCATGCCCTCTCCGCAGATGCCCCGGTGCAACCTGGCACCCGGAACCTACAAAAACAGGCAGAAGGTCAAACTGTTCCCCGGCAAGGACAATGAAAACGATGATGATATCAAGATCTTCTACAGTGTTGACGGATCCGATCCGTCCAACGGCGACAACCCGCAGTATACCGGCGAACCGGTTCTGCTGCCAAGCGGGCATAAGGTAACTATCAAGGCAGTTGCTGTAAACCGGTATGACAAGGTATCCAGTGTGCTGGAAGTCAGTTTCAAGATCGACGCGAAACCTTATCCGCTGAAGGCATGGGATATTACCGAGACAATCAATGACCTGGAACTGAACAAAACGACCCTGCAGGCATTCCAGGCTGCCTATGGCGAAGGCAAGGACGCGGATATCAAGCAGGGGATCAACGGTTTTAAAACAGAACTGCGGAAGATTGAGTATCCCTGGGGATACGTCGTGATGACCCTTGACCGGCGGAACTGGGTGCTGGTGGAGCTGCGCTTCCATGACGGATCCACGTTTAAGGCGCCTCGTGGAACCGGCATAGGCGATCCGATGGACTTTGTCATCGGCAAGTTCAGGGATATGGGCCAGGTAGCCACTGCCAAGGGAAACCGGGGACTGTACTGCCTTGATAACGGATCAGACGGGAAATACCTGAAGAAGGCCAACGCTATCCGCTACAGGATCCGTAAAGACGGCACATGGTACCAGCTTGAATATCACCTGGACAGCTCCGGAACTGTTGAAGAGATCGTATACCGTTACATTCCGGAATAA
- a CDS encoding branched-chain amino acid aminotransferase produces the protein MLDIKVTLSQNLKQKPADESALGFGRIFTDHMFLMDYEKGVGWHDARIVPYGDFAMDPAAMVLHYGQAIFEGTKCYRRADGGLQLFRPQDNLARMTRSAERMGMPALDEETALEGLKQLVRIEEAWVPHLDGTSLYIRPTMISMDVGLGVHASKKYLFFIILSPVGAYYKEGLKPVSIYVEDEYVRAVRGGVGFTKCAGNYAASILAGDVAEQKGFSQVLWLDGVEQKYVEEVGSMNMMFAYGNKIVTPRLNGSILPGITRDSVLKLARTMGYEAEEARLDINEIFADAKSGKLTEAFGTGTAAVISPVGTLALKDEKITIGDGGIGKVAQSLYDTLTGIQYGRIEDKFDWVVKL, from the coding sequence ATGCTGGACATCAAAGTCACACTCTCTCAGAACCTCAAACAGAAGCCCGCGGATGAATCCGCCCTCGGTTTCGGTCGTATTTTCACCGATCATATGTTCCTGATGGACTATGAAAAAGGCGTGGGCTGGCATGATGCCCGCATCGTTCCCTATGGTGATTTCGCGATGGATCCTGCCGCCATGGTGCTCCATTACGGCCAGGCCATTTTTGAAGGTACCAAATGCTACCGCCGTGCTGACGGCGGCCTGCAGCTCTTCCGTCCCCAGGACAACCTCGCCCGTATGACCCGCAGCGCCGAGCGCATGGGCATGCCCGCCCTGGATGAGGAAACCGCCCTGGAAGGCCTGAAACAGCTGGTCCGTATTGAGGAAGCATGGGTTCCGCATCTGGACGGCACTTCCCTTTACATTCGCCCCACCATGATCTCCATGGATGTCGGCCTGGGTGTGCACGCTTCCAAAAAGTATCTGTTCTTCATCATCCTGAGCCCCGTCGGTGCCTACTATAAAGAAGGCCTGAAGCCCGTCAGCATCTACGTTGAGGATGAATACGTCCGTGCGGTCCGCGGCGGTGTTGGTTTCACCAAGTGCGCCGGCAACTACGCGGCTTCCATCCTGGCCGGTGACGTAGCCGAGCAGAAGGGTTTTTCCCAGGTGCTGTGGCTGGACGGTGTGGAGCAGAAATACGTTGAGGAAGTTGGCTCCATGAATATGATGTTCGCCTATGGCAACAAGATTGTTACCCCCAGGCTGAACGGTTCCATCCTGCCCGGTATCACCCGGGACAGCGTACTGAAGCTTGCCCGTACCATGGGCTATGAAGCTGAGGAAGCCCGCCTGGATATCAATGAGATTTTCGCTGACGCCAAATCCGGCAAGCTGACCGAAGCCTTCGGCACCGGTACAGCCGCTGTCATCAGCCCTGTCGGCACCCTGGCCCTGAAGGATGAGAAGATCACCATCGGGGACGGCGGCATCGGCAAAGTAGCCCAAAGCCTGTATGACACCCTGACCGGCATTCAGTACGGCAGGATCGAAGATAAATTCGACTGGGTCGTGAAACTGTAA
- a CDS encoding class I SAM-dependent DNA methyltransferase, whose translation MYEGFAELYDELMNDVDYEGWADHYTRLLSIYGIRGGKVCECACGTGSLTLPLQRRGFQMTGVDLSREMLWQAAQKARKNGIAIPFVQQDMRSLNLHRPVDAVLATCDGVNYLLTEEDLLSFFRAAKRSIVPGGALIFDVSTPHKLKNILCAGLMCEDREDITYLWQNTWHERSRTVDLDLCFFIREKDGRYRRMEEHQTQKAWDAETLKGILWQAGFRAVCMYSEGSLNAIREQDQRWHIAATNPVK comes from the coding sequence ATGTACGAGGGATTTGCTGAACTCTATGATGAACTGATGAATGACGTTGACTACGAAGGCTGGGCGGATCATTACACCCGCCTGCTTTCGATTTACGGCATAAGAGGCGGAAAAGTATGTGAATGCGCCTGCGGCACCGGCAGCCTGACCCTGCCGCTGCAGCGCAGGGGTTTTCAGATGACAGGGGTTGACCTGAGCCGGGAAATGCTCTGGCAGGCCGCCCAAAAAGCCAGGAAAAACGGAATCGCCATTCCTTTTGTACAGCAGGATATGCGAAGCCTGAACCTTCACAGACCTGTTGACGCCGTACTGGCTACCTGTGACGGCGTTAATTACCTGCTGACAGAAGAAGACCTGCTGAGCTTTTTCAGGGCCGCAAAGCGGTCAATTGTACCGGGAGGAGCGCTGATCTTTGACGTTTCCACCCCCCACAAGCTGAAGAACATCCTGTGTGCCGGACTGATGTGTGAAGACAGGGAAGATATCACGTACCTGTGGCAGAACACCTGGCATGAGCGGTCCAGGACGGTTGACCTGGACCTGTGCTTTTTCATCAGGGAAAAGGACGGCAGGTACCGCAGGATGGAAGAACACCAGACGCAGAAAGCCTGGGACGCGGAAACGCTGAAGGGGATCCTCTGGCAGGCCGGATTCCGGGCTGTGTGCATGTATTCCGAGGGTTCGCTGAACGCGATCCGGGAACAGGATCAAAGGTGGCATATAGCGGCTACCAATCCTGTGAAATGA
- the hslO gene encoding Hsp33 family molecular chaperone HslO, protein MANKDEMLQIDLCDGQVRVMLCETTETVQRCADIHGSTPVCTAALGRLMTGTSMMGIMMKGEEENVTVTIKGDGPMGTLVAVANHGKLRCCADNPKVELPLRADGKLDVGGAVGHQGRMSVIKDLALRKNYIGQSELVSGEIAMDFAQYFTVSEQQPSLVALGVLVSGDTVLKAGGLLIQPLPGCPDEIIDQLELRSPMFADISREMTFAPIEQLCEDWFRGMSPKILERTPISYTCTCSRERMEKALISMGEKDLQSIIDDDEGAELVCHFCHSKYFFTTEQLKAMLKEAHQ, encoded by the coding sequence ATGGCAAACAAAGACGAAATGCTGCAGATTGACCTCTGCGATGGACAGGTCCGGGTGATGCTGTGCGAAACCACGGAAACAGTGCAGCGATGTGCTGATATACACGGCTCCACTCCCGTCTGTACGGCAGCCCTGGGGCGGCTGATGACGGGAACTTCCATGATGGGCATCATGATGAAGGGTGAAGAGGAAAATGTGACCGTGACCATTAAGGGAGACGGTCCCATGGGAACCCTGGTGGCGGTGGCCAATCACGGAAAGCTTCGCTGCTGCGCTGACAATCCCAAGGTGGAACTGCCCCTGCGCGCGGACGGAAAACTGGACGTGGGCGGAGCGGTAGGGCACCAGGGACGCATGAGCGTGATCAAGGACCTGGCGCTGCGGAAAAACTATATCGGACAGAGTGAACTGGTGAGCGGCGAAATTGCCATGGACTTTGCACAGTATTTCACTGTTTCGGAACAGCAACCCTCGCTTGTGGCACTCGGTGTCCTGGTCAGCGGAGATACGGTACTGAAAGCCGGGGGACTACTGATCCAGCCGCTGCCCGGATGCCCGGACGAAATCATTGACCAGCTGGAACTGAGAAGTCCCATGTTTGCCGATATCAGCCGGGAGATGACATTCGCGCCGATCGAACAGCTCTGCGAAGACTGGTTCCGCGGAATGTCGCCGAAAATCCTGGAAAGGACTCCGATTTCCTATACCTGCACCTGCAGCCGGGAACGGATGGAAAAGGCACTGATCTCCATGGGGGAAAAAGACCTGCAGTCCATTATCGATGATGATGAAGGAGCTGAACTGGTCTGCCATTTCTGCCACAGCAAATATTTCTTTACGACTGAACAGCTGAAGGCCATGCTGAAGGAGGCCCATCAATGA
- a CDS encoding amidohydrolase family protein, protein MRVVDIHAHVFPDSIAAKASESIGVFYHMEAIHNGTVSQLLETHRKAGISHGCIHSVAVTPHSVDSINRFIADTARANPDKLSGFGAIHPGYEDIPDLIQEAKKQGLKGLKIHPDMQKFALDSPEAMNMFAAVEGELPIIIHTGDPRFGYSNPRRMKQVLDAFPKLVCVCAHLGGWSEWDEALETLTSYENVYVDTSSALYAMSPEEAKRIIRCYSRERVLFGTDYPMWNPAEELERFHRLQLTDEEEERILYRNAEKLLNINAK, encoded by the coding sequence ATGCGGGTTGTAGACATTCATGCCCATGTATTTCCGGATTCCATAGCAGCGAAAGCCTCCGAAAGCATAGGCGTATTCTATCATATGGAGGCAATCCATAACGGCACCGTCAGCCAGCTCCTTGAAACACACAGGAAAGCCGGAATCAGCCACGGATGCATTCACTCTGTGGCGGTCACACCGCATTCGGTTGATTCCATCAACCGGTTTATTGCGGACACAGCGCGGGCAAACCCTGACAAACTGTCCGGTTTCGGCGCCATTCATCCGGGATATGAAGATATTCCAGACCTGATACAGGAGGCAAAGAAACAGGGACTGAAAGGCCTGAAAATCCACCCGGACATGCAGAAGTTCGCTCTGGACAGTCCGGAAGCCATGAACATGTTTGCCGCTGTTGAAGGCGAACTTCCGATCATCATACACACAGGGGATCCCCGTTTCGGGTATTCCAATCCGCGACGGATGAAGCAGGTACTGGATGCTTTTCCGAAGCTGGTCTGCGTATGCGCACATCTGGGCGGATGGAGCGAATGGGACGAAGCCCTGGAAACACTAACCAGTTATGAGAATGTTTATGTGGATACATCCAGCGCCCTGTACGCGATGAGCCCGGAAGAGGCAAAAAGGATCATCCGCTGCTACAGCAGGGAACGGGTGCTCTTCGGTACGGATTATCCCATGTGGAATCCGGCGGAGGAACTGGAACGGTTCCACAGGCTTCAGCTGACTGATGAGGAAGAGGAAAGAATCCTGTACCGTAATGCAGAAAAACTGCTCAATATCAATGCAAAATGA
- a CDS encoding YesL family protein yields MFGRFMNNYYYGKSGKGDFRKEDLPQNRRQLFLDTLKTRLSGLCRINLMYMLIFLPAMIVMMFFFTNIISNTSNLMIMEENDYASYAEMVKENGQEVAVTEEQYNELRNSGINAGDLMDNELFRMLVWLIPCLAITGPFTAGLSYVTRNWARDEHAFIWSDFKDAVKENWKQALVLSAITSILPLAGYVGWKFYGNLSAQDIIMIVPQVLVVLVVIIWSISITYMHPLTVTYKLKTKDIIRNGLLLGVARLPMSVGIRLLHCVPALIGAALIWFWNPMIGMLILFAYYALIGFAISRFITASYTNAVFDRFINPRIEGAKVNQGIYTPEEDEDEENADAEGETDN; encoded by the coding sequence ATGTTTGGCAGATTTATGAACAACTATTACTACGGAAAAAGCGGAAAAGGAGATTTCCGCAAGGAGGACCTGCCGCAGAACCGGCGCCAGCTTTTTCTTGATACGCTGAAAACCCGGCTGAGCGGTCTGTGCAGGATCAACCTGATGTATATGCTCATCTTTCTGCCGGCTATGATCGTGATGATGTTCTTCTTTACCAATATTATCTCCAACACATCCAACCTGATGATCATGGAGGAAAATGACTATGCCTCCTATGCGGAAATGGTGAAAGAGAACGGACAGGAGGTCGCTGTCACGGAGGAACAGTACAATGAACTGAGGAACTCCGGGATCAACGCCGGCGACCTCATGGATAACGAACTGTTCCGCATGCTGGTCTGGCTGATTCCCTGCCTGGCGATTACCGGACCGTTTACCGCCGGACTCAGTTATGTTACGCGGAACTGGGCACGGGATGAACACGCATTCATCTGGTCGGATTTCAAGGACGCAGTAAAGGAAAACTGGAAACAGGCCCTGGTGCTTTCCGCAATTACCTCCATCCTGCCGCTGGCAGGTTATGTGGGATGGAAGTTTTACGGCAACCTGTCGGCACAGGACATCATTATGATTGTTCCGCAGGTGCTGGTTGTGCTGGTCGTAATCATCTGGTCCATCAGCATTACCTATATGCATCCGCTGACCGTGACCTACAAGCTTAAAACAAAGGATATCATCCGCAACGGCCTGCTGCTGGGCGTTGCCCGGCTGCCCATGAGCGTCGGGATCCGTCTGCTGCACTGCGTGCCTGCACTGATCGGGGCCGCATTGATCTGGTTCTGGAATCCGATGATCGGTATGCTGATCCTTTTCGCGTATTACGCGCTGATTGGCTTTGCCATCAGCCGCTTTATCACCGCCAGCTATACGAACGCGGTATTTGACCGTTTCATCAATCCCCGGATCGAAGGCGCCAAGGTCAACCAGGGCATTTACACACCGGAAGAGGATGAGGATGAAGAAAACGCAGACGCGGAAGGGGAAACAGATAACTGA
- a CDS encoding RluA family pseudouridine synthase, with amino-acid sequence MTVPPQADGLRAGDYLRTALPDLPESVLRRVFDARDIKLDGVRISRNDRLTEGSCLKIYLPDSVSGNDTPVSSLSVVYEDDDVLLVNKRAGISVEPDARGGVTLTDLCREFVRRHDPDAFPPAACHRLDNKTCGLCLFAKTPEVLDILQDVFRQRKLEKYYICLVRGIMKPQKAECRAWLVKDARRAKVRVTDRPEPDAKPIITGYETLESGPVSRLRVHLITGRTHQIRAHLAALGHPLLGDDLYGDREFNRREKARSLKLCAVSLKLDTDGRLPALDGRSFVIEPPF; translated from the coding sequence ATGACCGTTCCCCCGCAGGCAGATGGACTTCGTGCCGGTGACTACCTGCGTACCGCGCTCCCGGATCTTCCGGAAAGCGTTCTTCGCCGTGTCTTCGATGCCCGGGATATCAAACTGGACGGGGTGCGTATTTCACGGAATGACCGGCTGACGGAAGGCAGCTGCCTGAAGATCTATCTGCCGGATTCTGTTTCCGGAAATGATACACCCGTTTCTTCCCTTTCTGTTGTCTATGAGGATGATGACGTGCTGCTTGTCAACAAGCGCGCCGGCATCAGTGTGGAACCGGATGCCCGCGGCGGTGTTACCCTCACGGATCTCTGCCGGGAATTTGTCCGGCGCCATGATCCGGATGCTTTTCCCCCTGCCGCCTGTCATCGTCTGGATAATAAAACCTGCGGCCTCTGCCTGTTTGCGAAGACACCTGAAGTCCTGGATATTCTGCAGGATGTTTTTCGTCAGCGTAAACTGGAAAAGTATTATATCTGCCTGGTCCGGGGGATCATGAAGCCGCAAAAGGCCGAGTGCCGTGCCTGGCTGGTCAAGGATGCCCGCCGCGCAAAAGTCCGCGTAACCGATCGTCCCGAACCTGATGCCAAGCCGATCATCACCGGTTATGAAACCCTGGAAAGCGGTCCCGTTTCCCGTCTCCGGGTTCATCTGATCACCGGTCGTACCCATCAGATCAGAGCCCATCTGGCTGCCCTTGGCCATCCCCTGCTCGGTGACGACCTCTACGGTGACAGGGAGTTCAACCGCCGTGAAAAAGCCCGCAGCCTGAAGCTGTGCGCGGTTTCTCTGAAGCTTGATACAGATGGCCGTCTTCCGGCTCTTGACGGCAGGTCCTTTGTTATCGAACCGCCGTTCTGA
- a CDS encoding glycoside hydrolase family 27 protein: MAMLASLPPLGWNSWNTFGEHISDALIREMADFMVDKGWLAAGYNYLVIDDCWSLRDRDENGLLVPDPEKFPHGMKDLADYVHSKGLKFGMYSCAGVMTCAGYPSSYDHEFVDAQTFASWGVDFLKYDFCNFPESGDCLARYQTMSMALKASGRDILFSACNWGRHDPWKWMRSRGAHMYRSTGDIMDNYVSFTDIFKSQLQNLCMSGTDCFNDMDMLTVGMCGKGNVGFGKVCTYEEYRMQFALWCLCGVPLMMGADLRSLAPEYVSLMQNRDLLRIDQDEECRPPFLIRRGSVFTSNPEPKEGEYPWREIPDSFFTLFRHLSGGEFALAFVNLSEAETCMHCELVDLGLPVSSGFSLQVRDAFTGEDLGRKSDYFNPTVPGHDMRIYLCSLVPSRG; encoded by the coding sequence ATGGCTATGCTTGCCTCTCTTCCCCCTCTTGGCTGGAATTCCTGGAATACCTTTGGTGAACACATCAGCGATGCCCTGATTCGTGAAATGGCCGACTTCATGGTTGACAAAGGATGGCTTGCTGCCGGTTATAACTATCTTGTCATTGATGACTGCTGGTCCCTTCGGGACCGGGATGAAAACGGTCTCCTGGTTCCCGACCCTGAAAAGTTCCCTCACGGTATGAAGGACCTGGCGGATTATGTCCATTCAAAAGGCCTGAAGTTCGGTATGTATTCCTGTGCAGGTGTCATGACCTGTGCCGGATATCCCTCCAGCTACGATCATGAGTTTGTGGACGCGCAAACCTTCGCTTCCTGGGGCGTGGATTTCCTGAAGTATGACTTCTGTAACTTCCCGGAATCCGGTGACTGCCTGGCCCGGTATCAGACCATGTCCATGGCCCTGAAGGCTTCCGGCCGCGACATCCTTTTCTCTGCATGCAACTGGGGACGCCATGATCCCTGGAAATGGATGCGCAGCCGCGGTGCCCATATGTACCGTTCCACCGGCGACATCATGGATAACTATGTTTCCTTCACGGATATCTTCAAATCTCAGCTGCAGAACCTGTGCATGAGCGGAACAGACTGTTTCAACGATATGGATATGCTTACCGTCGGTATGTGCGGCAAGGGAAACGTTGGCTTTGGAAAGGTCTGCACCTATGAGGAATACCGCATGCAGTTTGCCCTCTGGTGCCTGTGCGGTGTTCCGCTGATGATGGGCGCGGATCTCCGTTCCCTTGCGCCGGAGTATGTCAGCCTCATGCAAAACCGTGACCTCCTGCGGATCGACCAGGATGAGGAATGCCGTCCGCCTTTCCTTATCCGGCGGGGTTCTGTCTTTACCTCCAACCCGGAACCGAAAGAGGGTGAATATCCCTGGCGGGAGATTCCGGACTCGTTCTTCACCCTGTTCCGTCATCTTTCCGGCGGTGAGTTTGCTCTGGCTTTTGTCAATCTGTCAGAGGCGGAGACCTGCATGCACTGCGAACTGGTAGACCTGGGTCTGCCTGTTTCCTCCGGTTTCTCCCTGCAGGTGCGTGATGCCTTTACCGGTGAAGACCTCGGTCGGAAATCAGACTATTTCAATCCGACTGTTCCCGGACACGATATGCGTATCTATCTGTGTTCCCTGGTGCCCTCCCGTGGCTGA